One part of the Vicia villosa cultivar HV-30 ecotype Madison, WI linkage group LG6, Vvil1.0, whole genome shotgun sequence genome encodes these proteins:
- the LOC131615182 gene encoding MATH domain and coiled-coil domain-containing protein At3g58360-like has product MEQEEIFEKFTWKVENFSRLCEKFEYFVLGGYPWGPFHEGLGIFLEAVVTGNMSEGWNRDVKFKLLLFNQVNAKITVTKEFHHEFNEKEKVKGAFHFMTTREVRNPKKGFVVNNECIVVAEILVCKSTHEKRVYQTVNITSSLLLGSQIGHPEVESPVVSMEDTKNNDVEFVFSGLRRVLYFLQTRKVKDMNEHACKELRVLWDELKKFKFDVTWLMPHVHYALGMQRFAEKAMEVEKLNDTLLVLELETMRIKEKLVSAEMSLDVERQLLKAKDVEEIGLSYDLGCEKLVPLYGKGKSLTDTRIKSYLGMEIPPRPSGQRPQTVEEDEEELEGGEEEEEELEEGEDENEEEELLHHI; this is encoded by the exons ATGGAGCAAGAAGAGATATTTGAGAAATTCACATGGAAGGTGGAGAATTTCTCTCGTTTATGCGAGAAGTTTGAGTATTTTGTCCTAGGAGGCTATCCATG ggGTCCATTTCACGAAGGATTAGGAATATTTTTGGAGGCCGTGGTAACTGGTAATATGTCTGAGGGATGGAACAGAGATGTTAAATTTAAGTTACTTCTATTTAATCAAGTGAATGCCAAAATCACAGTCACAAAAG AATTTCATCACGAATTTAATGAAAAGGAGAAAGTTAAAGGTGCATTTCATTTTATGACGACACGAGAGGTTCGTAATCCAAAAAAAGGATTTGTTGTGAATAATGAGTGTATTGTTGTCGCTGAAATTTTGGTTTGTAAGTCAACACATGAGAAAAGAGTATATCAAACGGTTAATATAACTTCATCCCTCCTATTGGGAAGTCAAATTGGTCATCCGGAAGTGGAATCTCCTGTTGTTTCTATGGAAGATACTAAAAATAATGACGTGGAGTTTGTGTTTTCTGGATTGAGAAGAGTTCTTTATTTCCTTCAAACTAGAAAAGTAAAAGACATGAACGAACATGCATGTAAGGAACTTCGAGTTTTATGGGATGAACTTAAGAAATTTAAGTTTGATGTTACTTGGTTAATGCCTCATGTTCACTATGCGTTGGGAATGCAACGTTTTGCGGAGAAAGCTATGGAAGTGGAGAAATTGAATGATACTTTGTTGGTTTTAGAGCTCGAAACAATGAGGATAAAGGAAAAGTTGGTTAGTGCTGAGATGAGTTTAGATGTTGAGAGGCAGTTGTTGAAAGCAAAAGATGTCGAAGAAATAGGTTTGAGTTATGATTTGGGTTGTG AGAAATTGGTTCCTCTTTATGGTAAAGGAAAATCTCTAACTGATACAAGGATTAAATCATATCTTGGAATGGAGATTCCTCCTCGTCCTTCCGGACAGAGGCCACAAACtgttgaggaagatgaagaggaaCTTGAGGGaggggaagaagaggaagaggaacttGAAGAAGGTGAAGATGAAAATGAAGAGGAAGAGTTACTACATCATATTTAA